The following are encoded in a window of Phaseolus vulgaris cultivar G19833 chromosome 3, P. vulgaris v2.0, whole genome shotgun sequence genomic DNA:
- the LOC137839449 gene encoding uncharacterized protein, whose protein sequence is MPFYLGAFLAVALEWRTQARNAALQTQTLQALEKRVTALEEEKKTLGCQNENYQTSLKQAQESKAETERQLAEALELQAGFYTREVALQVQITGLQELVKADAEVQKDLKVRCCEQADKMERMEGEMASQAKAMGLLQADHDKLQAEVSRLRVEKEALEKQVASGDAAIEELEKDKKALIQEMAGTFEEGFQEALAQAVCTNPGIDTSSCDATHHIVDGKVVPLETDD, encoded by the coding sequence atgcctttctacttgggggccttcttggcggtggcccttgaatggcgcacCCAGGCCAGGAACGCTGCCTTACAAAcccaaactctccaggccttggaaaaaAGGGTGACTGCtctggaggaggagaagaaaacCCTGGGATGCCAGAATGAAAACTACCAAACCTccctgaagcaggcgcaagagtccaaagcagaaactgagaggcaactggcagaggcattggagctccaggctggcttttatactcgggaagtcgccctccaagttcagATAACAggccttcaggaattggtcaaagctgatgcagaagttcaaaaggacctgaaggtccgttgctgtgagcaggctgacaagatggagcggatggagggggaaatggcctcCCAAGCCAaggctatgggccttctccaagctgaccacgacaaactacaggccgaggtcagtcggcttcgtgtggaaaaggaggctttggagaagcaggtagcctcGGGGGACGCCGCCATCGAGGaactagagaaggacaaaaaggcccttatccaggagatggcgggtactttcgaggaggggttccaagaagcTTTGGCCCAAGCAGTCTGCACGAATCCGGGGATAGACACTTCCAGCTGCGATgccactcaccacattgttgatggaaaggtcgtgcccttggagaCTGACGATTGA